One genomic region from Bactrocera tryoni isolate S06 chromosome 3, CSIRO_BtryS06_freeze2, whole genome shotgun sequence encodes:
- the LOC120770075 gene encoding uncharacterized protein DDB_G0292186-like translates to MCSRLNCRFVHLTEDDKVEVCDQRVAVCRDHANGQCRRKQCKYYHIPIVLPPANVMAAIINTNNNNNNSIHSNSSSSISSNASSHGSSNNNSNNNHNQNNQLHTISQQQQQQQQKQVHEQYQQHAKSAAAATATATAGIATNYNNNLIIIEPQQHHLHQQQQHQHYNYLHNNNYTTTHYSPSNSSSSSSSANNNNNKHVTHTIYQQQPATFHLPHFTCHSPYSPSSASSSSSCSIATSPTALTSATATLPTTSTVTVPTAIATMPAAQPPPPPHATAYLKAAPSHLTAYASSGAYELNTGAPTLLLSSDYNSNCIPILAAHQQQQQPQSPLATAASYIYPAHHQQHSAAAAQQHLMKYAAAAAAQAAQHQFHYAAAPQILTAAAPQHMLATTVTSAATAPHTHVLSGVATTTTPLVVATTTATGAAVSAPVVGGCI, encoded by the exons ATGTGCAGTCGGTTAAATTGTAGATTCGTTCATTTAACTGAAG ATGACAAGGTTGAAGTATGTGATCAACGTGTGGCTGTGTGTCGCGATCATGCCAACGGCCAATGCAGACGTAAGCAATGTAAATATTATCATATACCGATCGTGTTGCCGCCGGCGAATGTTATGGCTGCTATCATTAATacgaacaataacaacaataacagcatccatagcaacagcagcagcagcattagCAGCAATGCAAGCAGCCATGgcagcagtaacaacaacagcaacaacaaccacaaccaGAACAATCAATTGCATACAATctcacagcagcagcaacagcaacaacaaaagcaagtaCATGAACAGTATCAGCAGCATGCCAagtcagcagcagcagcgacagCGACAGCAACGGCTGGCATTGCCACCAACTACAATAATAATTTGATAATAATCGAACCGCAGCAACATCATCttcaccagcaacaacaacatcaacactACAATTATctacacaacaacaattacacgACCACACACTACAGCCCGAgtaatagcagcagcagcagcagctccgcaaacaacaacaataacaagcacGTCACGCATACGATCTACCAACAACAACCAGCCACTTTCCATCTACCACACTTCACCTGCCATTCGCCCTACTCACCATCCTCAGCATCGTCATCGTCATCCTGCTCCATTGCCACCTCCCCGACAGCGCTCACCTCGGCGACCGCAACGCTGCCGACCACTTCCACGGTGACCGTGCCCACTGCTATTGCCACCATGCCAGCAGCAcagccaccaccaccaccacatgCCACTGCCTATCTGAAGGCGGCGCCGTCACATCTCACCGCCTATGCCAGCAGCGGCGCTTATGAATTGAACACAGGCGCGCCCACATTGTTGCTCAGCAGCGATTACAATTCAAATTGCATTCCGATTTTGGCAgcgcatcaacaacaacaacaaccgcaatcACCGTTGGCCACAGCAGCATCGTATATTTATCCGGCGCATCATCAGCAGCATAGCGCCGCCGCAGCGCAACAACATTTAATGAAATACGCCGCAGCCGCCGCGGCACAGGCGGCACAACATCAATTTCATTATGCCGCCGCGCCACAAATACTCACCGCGGCGGCGCCGCAACATATGCTAGCGACAACGGTGACATCGGCCGCTACCGCGCCGCATACGCATGTGTTGAGTGgcgtggcaacaacaacaacgccgcTCGTGGTGGCCACAACAACGGCGACTGGCGCGGCGGTAAGCGCGCCGGTGGTGGGCGGTTGCATATGA